From Megalops cyprinoides isolate fMegCyp1 chromosome 18, fMegCyp1.pri, whole genome shotgun sequence, one genomic window encodes:
- the LOC118792934 gene encoding rap guanine nucleotide exchange factor 2-like isoform X5, translating to MKPLATAANHGVMGQQDKNLLPADFSKLHLSDGLHPQVTHVSSSHSGCSITSDSGSSSLSDIYQATESEPGDMDLSGLPETAVDSEEDDDEEDIERASDPLMSRDIVRDCLEKDPVDRTDDDIEQLLEFMHQLPAFANMTMSVRRELCAVMVFAVVERAGTIVLNDGEELDSWSVILNGSVEVTYPDGRTEILCMGNSFGVSPTMDKEYMKGVMKTKVDDCQFVCIAQQEYCCILNQVEKNMQKVEEEGEIVMVKEHRELDRTGTRKGHIVIKGTAERLTMHLVEEHSVVDPTYIEDFLLTYRTFLSSPMIVGKKLLEWFNDPSLRDKVTRVVLLWVNNHFNDFEGDPAMTHFLEEFENNLEREKMCGHLRLLNIACAAKAKLRLVTLTKASREAPLPFTLLGGAEKGFRIFIDSVEPGSKAAEAGLKRGDQILEVNGQNFENVQLSKATEILKNNTHLSITVKTNLLVFKELLARPAEEKKNGAPHLPKIGDIKKGSRYSIPDLAMDVEQVMGLEKASKKTKANTVGGRNKLKKFLGKTRISILPQKPYNDVGIGQSQDDSIVGLKQSNQIPPGLPVSGNLSSSNPDLLQSHHRILDFNNPPDLPDQVLRVFKVDQQSRYLMISRDTTAKEVVAQAIREFALTAEPEAYSLCEVSVTPEGVIKQRRLPDQLSKLADRIQLSGRYYLKNNMETETLCSDEDAQDLLRESQLSLLQLSTVEVATQLSMRNFELFCSIEPTEYIDDLFKLRSRTGSANLKSFEEVINQETFWVASEIVREPNQLKRMKIVKHFVKIALHCRECKNFNSMFAIISGLNLAPVSRLRGTWEKLPSKYEKLFQDLQDLFDPSRNMAKYRNVLNNQNLQPPIIPLFPVIKKDLTFLHEGNDSKVDGLVNFEKLRMIAKEIRHVGRMASVNMDPALMFRTRKKKWRSLGSLSQGSANAAVLDVAQTGGHKKRVRRSSFLNAKKLYEDAQMARKVKQYLSDLTLDTSEDSLQAMSQQCEPSSNTLPKNASDKKRPDTSPVVPRASIQQKQQQQKGNQALQVPAVPLHPSRKKVPVKDLPPFGASSPQSLKKILSLSEEAGERHRRQTEDTISNTSSQLSSPPTSPQSSPRKGYPGPADSFSDSGHSEISSRSSLVSNSSFDLAHDERRQRHSVSAVDPHLGCGRMERRATLDPDQYSLGSYSSMHEVRNLCGGATVLSSPSSEELTQDQGDRASLDAADSGRGSWTSCSSGSHDNIQTIQHQRSWETLAFGHGHYDGPAEGAGLWGGGGAGGGGDPLGFPEHGGRDGRGGGGQEAGQARGSWASSTAYWGEDTEGDTGTIKRRGGKDVSADPETSSITSTGSEDSKQHSRPSHITVSCSNAKGLISRKEGRFREPPPTPPGYTALTISDFGEGQPHSGRRPPDYNVALQRSRMVAHSCDSPLPPPQAGAGSRPASRPQWSKSTDSDPRAHRAHSQAEDEGESVSPKLIPLRKPVARSPETTRP from the exons ATGAAACCGTTAGCGACCGCTGCCAACCATGGAGTCATGGGTCAGCAAGATAAAAATCTT CTTCCCGCGGATTTCAGCAAGCTGCACCTCAGCGACGGCCTGCACCCGCAGGTGACCCACGTGTCCTCCAGCCACTCAGGATGTAGCATCACCAGCGACTCTGGGAGCAGCAGCCTGTCGGATATTTATCAG GCCACGGAGAGCGAGCCCGGTGACATGGACCTGAGCGGGCTGCCGGAGACGGCGGTGGACTCGGAGGAGGACGATGATGAGGAGGATATCGAGCGGGCCTCCGACCCGCTGATGAGCCGGGACATCGTGCGGGACTGCCTGGAGAAGGACCCCGTGGACCGGACGGACGATGACATCG aacAGTTACTTGAGTTCATGCACCAGCTGCCCGCCTTCGCCAACATGACGATGTCGGTGCGGAGGGAGCTGTGCGCCGTCATGGTGTTCGCCGTGGTGGAGCGGGCGGGGACAATCGTTCTCAACGACGGGGAGGAG CTGGACTCCTGGTCGGTGATCCTGAACGGCTCGGTGGAGGTGACGTACCCTGACGGGCGAACGGAGATCCTGTGCATGGGGAACAGTTTCGGCGTGTCCCCCACCATGGACAAGGAGTACATGAAGGGGGTGATGAAGACCAAGGTGGACGACTGTCAG tttgtgtgcatCGCCCAGCAGGAGTACTGCTGCATCCTGAACCAGGTGGAGAAGAACATgcagaaggtggaggaggagggcgagaTCGTCATGGTGAAGGAGCACCGAGAGCTCGACCGCACCGGCACCCGGAAAGGACACATCGTCATCAAG GGGACAGCGGAGCGACTGACAATGCATCTCGTGGAGGAACACTCGGTGGTGGACCCCACGTACATCGAGGACTTCCTGCTGACCTACAGGACCTTCCTGTCCAGCCCCATGATCGTGGGCAAGAAGCTCCTGGAGTGGTTCAATGATCCCAGCCTCAGGGACAAG GTTACACGGGTAGTGTTGCTGTGGGTAAACAATCACTTCAATGACTTTGAAGGAGACCCTGCCATGACTCATTTTCTTGAGGAATTCGAGAACAATCTAGAGAGGGAG AAAATGTGCGGGCATCTGAGACTGTTAAATATTGCCTGCGCTGCTAAAGCCAAACTGAGGCTGGTGACCCTCACCAAGGCCTCCCGGGAGGCCCCCCTGCCCTTCACCCTCCTGGGGGGCGCGGAGAAAGGCTTCCGGATCTTCATTGACAGCGTGGAGCCCGGCAGCAAGGCCGCCGAGGCCGGCCTCAAGCGCGGCGACCAG ATACTGGAGGTCAACGGCCAAAACTTCGAGAACGTCCAGCTCTCCAAAGCCACCGAGATCCTGAAGAACAACACTCACTTGTCTatcactgtgaaaacaaaccTGTTGG TGTTCAAGGAGCTGCTGGCCCGGCCGGCGGAGGAGAAGAAGAACGGGGCGCCGCACCTGCCCAAGATCGGCGACATCAAGAAGGGCAGCCGCTACTCCATCCCGGACCTGGCCATGGACGTGGAGCAGGTGATGGGCCTGGAGAAGGCCAGCAAGAAGACGAAGGCCAACACCGTTGGGGGCCGGAACAAGCTGAAGAAGTTCCTGGGCAAAACCCGCATCAGCATCCTGCCCCAGAAACCTTACAA TGACGTTGGGATTGGCCAGTCTCAGGACGACAGCATCGTGGGATTGAAGCAGTCCAATCAGATCCCCCCCGGGCTCCCGGTCAGCGGAAACCTGTCCTCCAGTAACCCCGACCTGCTGCAGTCCCACCACCGCATCCTGGACTTCAACAACCCGCCAG ACTTGCCGGACCAGGTCCTGAGGGTGTTCAAGGTGGACCAGCAGAGCCGCTACCTCATGATCAGCCGGGACACCACGGCCAAGGAGGTGGTGGCCCAGGCCATCCGCGAGTTCGCCCTGACCGCCGAGCCCGAGGCCTACTCCCTGTGTGAGGTGTCCGTCACGCCCGAGGGCGTCATCAAACAGCGGCGGCTGCCCGACCAGCTCTCCAAGCTGGCCGACAGGATCCAGCTCAGTGGCAG GTACTACCTGAAGAACAACATGGAGACGGAGACGCTGTGCTCGGACGAGGACGCGCAGGACCTGCTGCGGGAGAGCCAGCtgtccctgctgcagctgagcacGGTGGAGGTGGCCACGCAGCTCTCCATGCGCAACTTCGAGCTCTTCTGCAGCATCGAGCCCACCGAGTACATCGACGACCTGTTCAAGCTGCGCTCCCGCACCGGCTCGGCCAACCTCAAGAGCTTCGAGGAGGTCATCAACCAGGAGACCTTCTGGGTGGCCTCGGAGATCGTGCGCGAGCCCAACCAGCTGAAGAGGATGAAGATCGTCAAGCACTTCGTCAAGATCGCCCTGCACTGCCGGGAGTGCAAGAACTTCAACTCCATGTTCGCCATCATCAG cGGGTTGAACCTGGCTCCAGTGTCCAGGCTACGGGGCACATGGGAGAAGCTGCCCAGCAAATACGAGAAACTGTTCCAGGACCTGCAGGACCTGTTCGACCCGTCCAGGAACATGGCCAAATACCGCAACGTCCTCAACAACCAGAACCTACAGCCTCCCATAATCCCCCTCTTCCCTGTCATCAAGAAGGACCTGACATTTCTGCATGAAG GCAATGACTCCAAAGTGGACGGTCTGGTGAATTTCGAGAAGCTGAGAATGATTGCTAAAGAGATCAGGCACGTCGGGCGCATGGCTTCCGTGAACATGGACCCCGCTCTGATGTTCAGGACAAG GAAGAAGAAGTGGAGGAGTCTGGG GTCGCTGAGCCAGGGCAGCGCCAACGCGGCCGTGCTGGACGTGGCGCAGACGGGCGGCCACAAGAAGCGCGTGCGCCGCAGCTCCTTCCTCAACGCCAAGAAGCTGTACGAGGACGCGCAGATGGCCCGCAAGGTCAAGCAGTACCTGTCCGACCTGACGCTGGACACCAGCGAGGACAGCCTGCAGGCCATGTCCCAGCAGTGCGAGCCCTCCTCCAACACGC TGCCCAAGAATGCCAGCGACAAGAAGAGGCCAGACACGTCACCTGTGGTCCCTCGGGCCTCCatacagcagaagcagcagcagcagaaaggaaACCAGGCCCTTCAGGTCCCTGCGGTGCCGCTCCACCCGTCCCGCAAGAAAGTGCCTGTGAAGGACCTGCCACCTTTCG GCGCAAGTTCACCTCAGTCCTTGAAGAAAATCCTGTCCTTATCGGAGGAGGCGGGGGAGCGGCACAGAAGGCAGACAGAAGACACGATATCTAACACCTCCTCCCAGCTGtcctcccctcccacctccccacaGAGCTCGCCCAGGAAAG GTTACCCCGGACCGGCGGACAGCTTCTCGGACTCGGGGCACAGCGAGATCTCATCCAGGTCCAGCCTGGTCAGCAACTCGTCCTTCGACCTGGCGCACGACGAGCGGAGGCAACGGCACTCGGTCAGCGCGGTGGACCCTCACCTGGGCTGCGGCAGGATGGAGCGGCGCGCCACGCTGGACCCAGATCAGTACAGCCTCGG ctcGTACTCCTCGATGCACGAGGTCCGGAACCTGTGCGGCGGGGCGACGGTGCTCTCGTCGCCGAGCTCGGAGGAGCTGACCCAGGACCAGGGCGACCGCGCCTCGCTGGACGCCGCCGACAGCGGGCGGGGCAGCTGGACGTCCTGCTCCAGCGGCTCCCACGACAACATCCAGACCATCCAGCACCAGCGCAGCTGGGAGACGCTGGCCTTCGGCCACGGCCACTACGACGGCCCTgccgagggggcggggctgtggggcgggggcggggccggcggcGGCGGCGACCCTCTCGGGTTTCCCGAGCACGGCGGCAGGGAcgggcggggcggcggaggcCAGGAGGCGGGGCAGGCACGGGGCAGCTGGGCCTCGTCCACCGCCTACTGGGGGGAGGACACGGAAGGGGACACGGGGACCATCAAGCGGCGGGGCGGGAAGGACGTCAGCGCCGACCCCGAGACCAGCAGCATCACGTCCACTGGCTCCGAGGACTCCAAACAGCACAGCCGGCCCTCACACATCACAGTGTCCTGCAGCAACGCTAAAGGACTCATCT CACGAAAGGAGGGCAGATTTCGAGAGCCTCCCCCGACGCCCCCCGGCTACACGGCCCTGACCATTTCGGACTTCGGCGAGGGCCAGCCCCACTCTGGGCGGCGGCCGCCCGACTACAACGTGGCGCTGCAGCGCTCGCGGATGGTGGCGCACTCCTGCGACTCGCCCCTGCCGCCCCCCCAGGCGGGCGCGGGGTCTCGACCCGCCAGCCGGCCGCAGTGGAGCAAATCCACAGACTCGGACCCGCGGGCCCACCGCGCCCACTCGCAGGCGGAGGACGAGGGTGAGTCCGTGTCTCCCAAACTTATTCCCCTGAGGAAGCCAGTGGCCAGGTCCCCTGAGACAACCAGGCCGTGA
- the LOC118792934 gene encoding rap guanine nucleotide exchange factor 2-like isoform X6, which yields MKPLATAANHGVMGQQDKNLLPADFSKLHLSDGLHPQVTHVSSSHSGCSITSDSGSSSLSDIYQATESEPGDMDLSGLPETAVDSEEDDDEEDIERASDPLMSRDIVRDCLEKDPVDRTDDDIEQLLEFMHQLPAFANMTMSVRRELCAVMVFAVVERAGTIVLNDGEELDSWSVILNGSVEVTYPDGRTEILCMGNSFGVSPTMDKEYMKGVMKTKVDDCQFVCIAQQEYCCILNQVEKNMQKVEEEGEIVMVKEHRELDRTGTRKGHIVIKGTAERLTMHLVEEHSVVDPTYIEDFLLTYRTFLSSPMIVGKKLLEWFNDPSLRDKVTRVVLLWVNNHFNDFEGDPAMTHFLEEFENNLEREKMCGHLRLLNIACAAKAKLRLVTLTKASREAPLPFTLLGGAEKGFRIFIDSVEPGSKAAEAGLKRGDQILEVNGQNFENVQLSKATEILKNNTHLSITVKTNLLVFKELLARPAEEKKNGAPHLPKIGDIKKGSRYSIPDLAMDVEQVMGLEKASKKTKANTVGGRNKLKKFLGKTRISILPQKPYNDVGIGQSQDDSIVGLKQSNQIPPGLPVSGNLSSSNPDLLQSHHRILDFNNPPDLPDQVLRVFKVDQQSRYLMISRDTTAKEVVAQAIREFALTAEPEAYSLCEVSVTPEGVIKQRRLPDQLSKLADRIQLSGRYYLKNNMETETLCSDEDAQDLLRESQLSLLQLSTVEVATQLSMRNFELFCSIEPTEYIDDLFKLRSRTGSANLKSFEEVINQETFWVASEIVREPNQLKRMKIVKHFVKIALHCRECKNFNSMFAIISGLNLAPVSRLRGTWEKLPSKYEKLFQDLQDLFDPSRNMAKYRNVLNNQNLQPPIIPLFPVIKKDLTFLHEGNDSKVDGLVNFEKLRMIAKEIRHVGRMASVNMDPALMFRTRKKKWRSLGSLSQGSANAAVLDVAQTGGHKKRVRRSSFLNAKKLYEDAQMARKVKQYLSDLTLDTSEDSLQAMSQQCEPSSNTLPKNASDKKRPDTSPVVPRASIQQKQQQQKGNQALQVPAVPLHPSRKKVPVKDLPPFGASSPQSLKKILSLSEEAGERHRRQTEDTISNTSSQLSSPPTSPQSSPRKGKGARQLSSQPFRQSELTSSSSSLGSENSNRNNNGPARMFLIGYPGPADSFSDSGHSEISSRSSLVSNSSFDLAHDERRQRHSVSAVDPHLGCGRMERRATLDPDQYSLGSYSSMHEVRNLCGGATVLSSPSSEELTQDQGDRASLDAADSGRGSWTSCSSGSHDNIQTIQHQRSWETLAFGHGHYDGPAEGAGLWGGGGAGGGGDPLGFPEHGGRDGRGGGGQEAGQARGSWASSTAYWGEDTEGDTGTIKRRGGKDVSADPETSSITSTGSEDSKQHSRPSHITVSCSNAKGLISRKEGRFREPPPTPPGYTALTISDFGEGQPHSGRRPPDYNVALQRSRMVAHSCDSPLPPPQAGAGSRPASRPQWSKSTDSDPRAHRAHSQAEDEGESVSPKLIPLRKPVARSPETTRP from the exons ATGAAACCGTTAGCGACCGCTGCCAACCATGGAGTCATGGGTCAGCAAGATAAAAATCTT CTTCCCGCGGATTTCAGCAAGCTGCACCTCAGCGACGGCCTGCACCCGCAGGTGACCCACGTGTCCTCCAGCCACTCAGGATGTAGCATCACCAGCGACTCTGGGAGCAGCAGCCTGTCGGATATTTATCAG GCCACGGAGAGCGAGCCCGGTGACATGGACCTGAGCGGGCTGCCGGAGACGGCGGTGGACTCGGAGGAGGACGATGATGAGGAGGATATCGAGCGGGCCTCCGACCCGCTGATGAGCCGGGACATCGTGCGGGACTGCCTGGAGAAGGACCCCGTGGACCGGACGGACGATGACATCG aacAGTTACTTGAGTTCATGCACCAGCTGCCCGCCTTCGCCAACATGACGATGTCGGTGCGGAGGGAGCTGTGCGCCGTCATGGTGTTCGCCGTGGTGGAGCGGGCGGGGACAATCGTTCTCAACGACGGGGAGGAG CTGGACTCCTGGTCGGTGATCCTGAACGGCTCGGTGGAGGTGACGTACCCTGACGGGCGAACGGAGATCCTGTGCATGGGGAACAGTTTCGGCGTGTCCCCCACCATGGACAAGGAGTACATGAAGGGGGTGATGAAGACCAAGGTGGACGACTGTCAG tttgtgtgcatCGCCCAGCAGGAGTACTGCTGCATCCTGAACCAGGTGGAGAAGAACATgcagaaggtggaggaggagggcgagaTCGTCATGGTGAAGGAGCACCGAGAGCTCGACCGCACCGGCACCCGGAAAGGACACATCGTCATCAAG GGGACAGCGGAGCGACTGACAATGCATCTCGTGGAGGAACACTCGGTGGTGGACCCCACGTACATCGAGGACTTCCTGCTGACCTACAGGACCTTCCTGTCCAGCCCCATGATCGTGGGCAAGAAGCTCCTGGAGTGGTTCAATGATCCCAGCCTCAGGGACAAG GTTACACGGGTAGTGTTGCTGTGGGTAAACAATCACTTCAATGACTTTGAAGGAGACCCTGCCATGACTCATTTTCTTGAGGAATTCGAGAACAATCTAGAGAGGGAG AAAATGTGCGGGCATCTGAGACTGTTAAATATTGCCTGCGCTGCTAAAGCCAAACTGAGGCTGGTGACCCTCACCAAGGCCTCCCGGGAGGCCCCCCTGCCCTTCACCCTCCTGGGGGGCGCGGAGAAAGGCTTCCGGATCTTCATTGACAGCGTGGAGCCCGGCAGCAAGGCCGCCGAGGCCGGCCTCAAGCGCGGCGACCAG ATACTGGAGGTCAACGGCCAAAACTTCGAGAACGTCCAGCTCTCCAAAGCCACCGAGATCCTGAAGAACAACACTCACTTGTCTatcactgtgaaaacaaaccTGTTGG TGTTCAAGGAGCTGCTGGCCCGGCCGGCGGAGGAGAAGAAGAACGGGGCGCCGCACCTGCCCAAGATCGGCGACATCAAGAAGGGCAGCCGCTACTCCATCCCGGACCTGGCCATGGACGTGGAGCAGGTGATGGGCCTGGAGAAGGCCAGCAAGAAGACGAAGGCCAACACCGTTGGGGGCCGGAACAAGCTGAAGAAGTTCCTGGGCAAAACCCGCATCAGCATCCTGCCCCAGAAACCTTACAA TGACGTTGGGATTGGCCAGTCTCAGGACGACAGCATCGTGGGATTGAAGCAGTCCAATCAGATCCCCCCCGGGCTCCCGGTCAGCGGAAACCTGTCCTCCAGTAACCCCGACCTGCTGCAGTCCCACCACCGCATCCTGGACTTCAACAACCCGCCAG ACTTGCCGGACCAGGTCCTGAGGGTGTTCAAGGTGGACCAGCAGAGCCGCTACCTCATGATCAGCCGGGACACCACGGCCAAGGAGGTGGTGGCCCAGGCCATCCGCGAGTTCGCCCTGACCGCCGAGCCCGAGGCCTACTCCCTGTGTGAGGTGTCCGTCACGCCCGAGGGCGTCATCAAACAGCGGCGGCTGCCCGACCAGCTCTCCAAGCTGGCCGACAGGATCCAGCTCAGTGGCAG GTACTACCTGAAGAACAACATGGAGACGGAGACGCTGTGCTCGGACGAGGACGCGCAGGACCTGCTGCGGGAGAGCCAGCtgtccctgctgcagctgagcacGGTGGAGGTGGCCACGCAGCTCTCCATGCGCAACTTCGAGCTCTTCTGCAGCATCGAGCCCACCGAGTACATCGACGACCTGTTCAAGCTGCGCTCCCGCACCGGCTCGGCCAACCTCAAGAGCTTCGAGGAGGTCATCAACCAGGAGACCTTCTGGGTGGCCTCGGAGATCGTGCGCGAGCCCAACCAGCTGAAGAGGATGAAGATCGTCAAGCACTTCGTCAAGATCGCCCTGCACTGCCGGGAGTGCAAGAACTTCAACTCCATGTTCGCCATCATCAG cGGGTTGAACCTGGCTCCAGTGTCCAGGCTACGGGGCACATGGGAGAAGCTGCCCAGCAAATACGAGAAACTGTTCCAGGACCTGCAGGACCTGTTCGACCCGTCCAGGAACATGGCCAAATACCGCAACGTCCTCAACAACCAGAACCTACAGCCTCCCATAATCCCCCTCTTCCCTGTCATCAAGAAGGACCTGACATTTCTGCATGAAG GCAATGACTCCAAAGTGGACGGTCTGGTGAATTTCGAGAAGCTGAGAATGATTGCTAAAGAGATCAGGCACGTCGGGCGCATGGCTTCCGTGAACATGGACCCCGCTCTGATGTTCAGGACAAG GAAGAAGAAGTGGAGGAGTCTGGG GTCGCTGAGCCAGGGCAGCGCCAACGCGGCCGTGCTGGACGTGGCGCAGACGGGCGGCCACAAGAAGCGCGTGCGCCGCAGCTCCTTCCTCAACGCCAAGAAGCTGTACGAGGACGCGCAGATGGCCCGCAAGGTCAAGCAGTACCTGTCCGACCTGACGCTGGACACCAGCGAGGACAGCCTGCAGGCCATGTCCCAGCAGTGCGAGCCCTCCTCCAACACGC TGCCCAAGAATGCCAGCGACAAGAAGAGGCCAGACACGTCACCTGTGGTCCCTCGGGCCTCCatacagcagaagcagcagcagcagaaaggaaACCAGGCCCTTCAGGTCCCTGCGGTGCCGCTCCACCCGTCCCGCAAGAAAGTGCCTGTGAAGGACCTGCCACCTTTCG GCGCAAGTTCACCTCAGTCCTTGAAGAAAATCCTGTCCTTATCGGAGGAGGCGGGGGAGCGGCACAGAAGGCAGACAGAAGACACGATATCTAACACCTCCTCCCAGCTGtcctcccctcccacctccccacaGAGCTCGCCCAGGAAAGGTAAGG GTGCCAGGCAGCTGAGTTCTCAGCCCTTCAGACAGTCAGAGCTCAcaagctcctcctcctccctgggAAGTGAGAACAGTAACAGGAATAACAATGGTCCCGCTCGGATGTTTCTAATAG GTTACCCCGGACCGGCGGACAGCTTCTCGGACTCGGGGCACAGCGAGATCTCATCCAGGTCCAGCCTGGTCAGCAACTCGTCCTTCGACCTGGCGCACGACGAGCGGAGGCAACGGCACTCGGTCAGCGCGGTGGACCCTCACCTGGGCTGCGGCAGGATGGAGCGGCGCGCCACGCTGGACCCAGATCAGTACAGCCTCGG ctcGTACTCCTCGATGCACGAGGTCCGGAACCTGTGCGGCGGGGCGACGGTGCTCTCGTCGCCGAGCTCGGAGGAGCTGACCCAGGACCAGGGCGACCGCGCCTCGCTGGACGCCGCCGACAGCGGGCGGGGCAGCTGGACGTCCTGCTCCAGCGGCTCCCACGACAACATCCAGACCATCCAGCACCAGCGCAGCTGGGAGACGCTGGCCTTCGGCCACGGCCACTACGACGGCCCTgccgagggggcggggctgtggggcgggggcggggccggcggcGGCGGCGACCCTCTCGGGTTTCCCGAGCACGGCGGCAGGGAcgggcggggcggcggaggcCAGGAGGCGGGGCAGGCACGGGGCAGCTGGGCCTCGTCCACCGCCTACTGGGGGGAGGACACGGAAGGGGACACGGGGACCATCAAGCGGCGGGGCGGGAAGGACGTCAGCGCCGACCCCGAGACCAGCAGCATCACGTCCACTGGCTCCGAGGACTCCAAACAGCACAGCCGGCCCTCACACATCACAGTGTCCTGCAGCAACGCTAAAGGACTCATCT CACGAAAGGAGGGCAGATTTCGAGAGCCTCCCCCGACGCCCCCCGGCTACACGGCCCTGACCATTTCGGACTTCGGCGAGGGCCAGCCCCACTCTGGGCGGCGGCCGCCCGACTACAACGTGGCGCTGCAGCGCTCGCGGATGGTGGCGCACTCCTGCGACTCGCCCCTGCCGCCCCCCCAGGCGGGCGCGGGGTCTCGACCCGCCAGCCGGCCGCAGTGGAGCAAATCCACAGACTCGGACCCGCGGGCCCACCGCGCCCACTCGCAGGCGGAGGACGAGGGTGAGTCCGTGTCTCCCAAACTTATTCCCCTGAGGAAGCCAGTGGCCAGGTCCCCTGAGACAACCAGGCCGTGA